A single region of the Azospirillum fermentarium genome encodes:
- a CDS encoding Gp37 family protein has product MIMDLETALVNRLAAALPMAEVLAYPAPAEQYTLTHPCGAVLVGYSKSTYGAPEPTDLLVQTRKMTFKITVLARELHSDTGAYRFLEAARTVLAGWKPGNAHKVVPVRDRFVSLDDGVWRYALTVSLTTIALETAEPEPFVTLQRITLTEHLTMENGT; this is encoded by the coding sequence ATGATCATGGACCTCGAAACCGCTCTGGTGAACCGGCTTGCCGCCGCCCTGCCGATGGCCGAGGTGCTGGCTTACCCGGCGCCGGCGGAACAGTACACGCTGACTCATCCCTGCGGGGCTGTGCTGGTCGGTTACAGCAAATCCACGTATGGCGCCCCGGAACCGACGGATCTGCTCGTTCAGACCCGCAAGATGACGTTCAAGATCACGGTCCTTGCACGGGAACTGCATTCGGACACCGGGGCCTACCGTTTCCTGGAAGCGGCCCGGACGGTGCTGGCTGGATGGAAACCGGGGAACGCGCACAAGGTGGTGCCGGTGCGGGACCGCTTTGTGAGCCTCGACGACGGGGTATGGCGGTACGCGCTCACCGTCTCCCTGACCACGATCGCGCTGGAAACGGCCGAACCCGAGCCGTTCGTGACCCTTCAGCGGATCACTCTTACTGAACACCTGACCATGGAGAATGGGACGTGA